Below is a window of Alistipes sp. ZOR0009 DNA.
GCGTGGAGGACAAGGCGGCGCACGATGCGGTAGAGTCGGCTTCGGACTCGCGCAGGGAATTCGAGCAGGCCGTGCGCAAGCTGATGAGCTACCTGGAGGTGAAGATGATGGAGGATGAAAATCCGAAGCTCGAAGCCTTGGGCAGAAGCATCACCGCCTATAACACAAAGTTCGAGCAGAACGAGGCAAAGGGCGAAACAAACAAGGAGAGTAAACCCTAGCCTGATGCGCTGCTAAGCTGGCTGATTTTAATCGTAACACCCTTTAAAGAAACTCGAATAGCCGTCCTTTTGGGGCGGCTATTTTGTGTTTTATAATTAATTTTTAATAGAAAGGATTATTAAATTCCAAATTCGTCCATCTTTAAACCTTACTACATTTTCTTCTGTTTTCCAAATTGGGTTGAATCCTTTTTTTATGGCTGCTCTATGTAAGCATCCCATAAGAGAATTTGGATTTATTGGTAGATACTCTTCATTTAATGCCCAATAATATGGAGTGACAAATTCGCTAGATGCAGTATACTTAGAAGCTATAAAAGCATATTGTTCATGTTGTTTTACCTCCGTAAATGTGGTAAGGTCAATGTTTTTACTACTAGAATCCTTTATAAATGCTATTTCTTTACTCGATAATAGTTCTGCGATTTCATCGAAAGTAAAGTCATATTCTTTTCCTTCTATACATACAGGTATTATTGCAATTGACGAAGGATCAACATTAAAAAAAGATAAGTTTTCCGATAAGTATCCTCTTTCTTCGTTGGTTAATGATTCGTGCTGTAATAATTTAAGTTGCTCTTCTGCCCACTTTTTAAGTGTTTCATTCGTAGGTTTATTATTGTATCCTTCTCTAGTTGCCTTTTCTGGATACCTATCAATATACCCAACAATACTAGGATTGTTTTCTCTTCCAAACACAGTGCTAGAAAGCCCATCTACGGTAGGGAATGAAATAAACCAATCATGTCGATTTTGAATGGTTGAAATTGCAGCATAACCAAGTACCTTATCCTGTTCTTTTATAGGTCTTAAAAACTGAGTTATTTTATCTACAAAACTATTGTTCTCTTTACTCGCTTCTCTATAATCAATAAAAGATATGTCTTTAATCCATTTTACTTTATCAAAAGATTCAGATTCTATATTTTGATGAGCAAGTTCATATGGATTTGAATTCAATTGTGTAAAGACATCAACATCTAACCCAGTTGCTATTACAGAAATATAAACTTGAAACGGTATGCTAAATTGAGGATCATTATTTATTTGAATTTTGGATTTGATATAATGACCATTCTCAAAATACTCATTGTCGGGTTTTAGTTTGATTTTTATTTGAGTAGAGATTGATGAATTAAAGTCGTCTGTTGGCCCTTCTCTTCTAAGAGGACGCAATGAGAGACCATTTCTAAAGTGAAGTTGTATTGCATCTGACCTTCCTTTTTCCCAAGGTTTACTTGTAACAATAACTTCACTGGCAATCATAAAAACAGAGAAAAAGCCTATACCATATCTGCCTTTAGATTTAAATCCATTAGATATTAATCCAGGAAATTCTTTTGTTACTAATGAAGAATACCATAAGCTGGTTCCAAAGTCGAGTAAGGTTTCTGTAAGTACCCTTTCAGACATTCCAACACCATTATCCTCTACAATAATCCAAGTTTCTGAATCCTTTTCTTCAACTCGTATATTAATTTTACCCTCAAAACTAGGTTCAAGAAATCTTTTAGCGACAATAGCATCTCTACCATTTTGTATTAACTCTCTTAGTGGTATACTAAAAGGATCACCAGCGCTACCATATAGCTGTTCTCCTCCTAATTTCTTTATTAGGGTACTAATGTCGCTGATATTAATATTTGTAAGACTCGGTGTCCAATTTTTTGTTGGTATATAACGTAATAAGTCTTTAGGTGAATTAGATCCTGCAACTTTCTTGACTTTAAATCCGTTTTCTTTGAGTAAATTATTACAGGAAGAAATTTCTTTTGAAACAACAATGACTGCATCGTAAGCAACCCACCAAGCTGCTTCATCTTTTTCTTCAAATGGATTTGGTGTTATAAATAGCAGTGTTTTTCTGCTTGGGTCTGTATTGTCAATTGTAACTTGTGGTAAATTGCTTTGAGCACTCCAGTACTTGTACGAGTCATTATCTCTCTTTAGAAGGGCAAATAAGTAATCAGGAGTGCGCCCATTATCAAGGTGCGCAGCGTCAGCACACCTAAGTAAACACGCAATTTTTTGTGGATTAATAGACCATTCTTGTGGATAAGGATGAAATGGGGAAATTTGTGATGCTAATTTATACTCAACATCTTCAATGCTCCAATGATGGCTTGCTGCGATATCTGCAATGGTTCTACCGTATTGCTTACGAAGTCTTACGTCTTCTATTAAATAGAAACTTTCGCTGTTATCCCCTGTCCATTCTTGAGTGATAAGATCGATTGCTTTTGATGCATGTAAATTTCTTATTACAATGAAATCTATAGCGTCATAACAATCTTCTTCGTTTTTTATTTGAGGGTTATTGTACTTGTATATTGTTAATGCTTCTTTCCATTCTGATAGTTCTCGTATTCCATCTTTTCCTCCTTTATAAGCATCGTAGCATAGTGCTATATCGTGGAATAAAACAGCACATCCCCATATAAACCCTTCAAGAGGATTTTTTAGAAAATCTTTTCCTGCAATAATGTCTCCAACTCGCCATAGAGCATCTAAATGAGTTATATCATGAAGGGTTAAATTTGGAAAGTCTTTGTAAATCTTTTCAACAATACAGCTGACTTTGTCTCGTGTTTTTAAGAATTCATCTCTTAAGTGTGTTCTTAATTCTTCATTAGGTGCTCCATCATCACATTTGAGTGTGTCATACCATAAATCTGTCTTTTCAATAGTATCTAAATTCATAATATCTGTATAGTTAAATTTTAGTTGAACTGCAAAAGTAAATACTTATATCATTCAGTAAGTTTTTATAATTGATGGTGTTTGTTAAATAATAATTTTATAAAGAAATAGTAACTAAAAAATCCCCATAGCTAAGGCCACCTTTACGGCCTCTGTTGAGTTTTTCACGTTTAGCTTTTCGAGGATGTTCTGGCGGTGGCGGTTGACGGTGTTTAGGCTGATGCACATCTTCTGGGAGATTTCCTTGCTGAGCAGCCCCTGGCTTACGTGCTGCAGCACCTGGCGCTCGCGCTGGGTAAGCAGCTGCGGGCAGCCTTGGTACTGCTCTACGGCTAGGGCATCGCCCGTTTCGTTGTTTACGATGGCCGCACCAATTCCGTGCTGCGGCGCATGGCTACCGCCTGGACTGTAGAGGCAGAGCGCCAGCCACAGGCTGTTGTTGGGGGTGCTGCGCAGGTAAAGGGTTCGGTGCCTAACGTGCTGCCACTGGTGCTGGCTGTTGGATGCCCGTATTAGGCACGAGGTGCTGTACTTAAGGCGCTCGTGCGGCGGTAGGCTTTTAAGAAACTCGAAGAAGCGCAGCTCGAGCAGGTGGCGCTCAAAAAGGTCGTCGGGGTGTATCTGCTGGTAGATTTCATCCTCCCAAATGGAGTCGATAACCTTGGGCTCTAGGCCTACATCGTGCAGGCCAAAGAAGCGGCCAAACGAGCCTGCGCAGATGTAGCTTCTGTCGGCGGCAAGGTCCGACATAACGGCTACGCACTGCTCTACGGTGGCGTAGGCTTTTACCACCTGCAGGCATTGTGCTACCACCTGCTTTTCGTCGGTGCATTTCTCAAAAGTTTGATGGTTGAAGCACGCTTCGAGCTCTCTGATTACGTCCATGGATGGGCAAAATATGGTTATTTTTCAGCATTGCCCGGATGCCGGCAGCGCCTTTTCTTTGCCAAAGATAATCCGAAAAAAAAGAGGAGAGGTGTATGAAGAAGTTTTTACTGGCAGGTGCCGCGTGCATCTGGGGAGCAGCATTTAACAATTTGGACGCGCAAACGCTGGCTAAGATGAGCTGGTTTAACGAGCCGTCGAAGTGGGAGGTAAAGGATGCCGGTACCTTTGTGATGCAGGTGCCAAGTCAAACCGACTACTGGCGCATATCGCATTACGGCTTTACGGTAGACGATGCGCCCTTTTACTACGCCCTATATGGCGGCGAGTTCGAGGCCAAGGTTAAAATTACCGGCAGCTACAAAACCACCTTCGACCAAATGGGGCTGATGCTGCGCATCGACCATCAGAACTGGATAAAAGCGGGGGTGGAGTTCGTTAACGGAAAGCAAAACGTAAGCACCGTAGTTACCCATACCACCAGCGACTGGAGCGTGGTAGAGCTGGATAAGGCTCCCAAATCTATATGGATAAAGGCGGTACGCAGGCTCGATGCTGTAGAGGTTTCGTACTCGTACGACGATAAGCGCTATACGATGCTTCGCACCTGCTGGCTGCAGGATCGTTGTCCGGTTATGGTTGGGCTAATGGGGGCGTCGCCCGATGGCGAAGGCTTTGAGGCAACCTTCGAGGGATTTGAGGTGAAGCCGCTACCCGATGCCCGTAGGCTGGAGTGGGCCCAAAGGCAGAAGCCATAATCCTTTACAGGCTTTCGATATACGATAATAGCCGTCCTTTGGGGCGGCTATTTTGTTTTTTGCCTATCGCGGTATTTTATACTTGCTGCTTTTGATCCATTACGGCAACTATGGCGTACGAAATCCACAAAACAGACTCTATTGCAATGGCTACAAGGATAGAACTGTTTACGCTGCCTTTAAGCAGCTCGTAGGTTCCCATACAGGCCAGCCCCAGCATCGTAGCCCCAACCG
It encodes the following:
- a CDS encoding ATP-binding protein, with product MNLDTIEKTDLWYDTLKCDDGAPNEELRTHLRDEFLKTRDKVSCIVEKIYKDFPNLTLHDITHLDALWRVGDIIAGKDFLKNPLEGFIWGCAVLFHDIALCYDAYKGGKDGIRELSEWKEALTIYKYNNPQIKNEEDCYDAIDFIVIRNLHASKAIDLITQEWTGDNSESFYLIEDVRLRKQYGRTIADIAASHHWSIEDVEYKLASQISPFHPYPQEWSINPQKIACLLRCADAAHLDNGRTPDYLFALLKRDNDSYKYWSAQSNLPQVTIDNTDPSRKTLLFITPNPFEEKDEAAWWVAYDAVIVVSKEISSCNNLLKENGFKVKKVAGSNSPKDLLRYIPTKNWTPSLTNINISDISTLIKKLGGEQLYGSAGDPFSIPLRELIQNGRDAIVAKRFLEPSFEGKINIRVEEKDSETWIIVEDNGVGMSERVLTETLLDFGTSLWYSSLVTKEFPGLISNGFKSKGRYGIGFFSVFMIASEVIVTSKPWEKGRSDAIQLHFRNGLSLRPLRREGPTDDFNSSISTQIKIKLKPDNEYFENGHYIKSKIQINNDPQFSIPFQVYISVIATGLDVDVFTQLNSNPYELAHQNIESESFDKVKWIKDISFIDYREASKENNSFVDKITQFLRPIKEQDKVLGYAAISTIQNRHDWFISFPTVDGLSSTVFGRENNPSIVGYIDRYPEKATREGYNNKPTNETLKKWAEEQLKLLQHESLTNEERGYLSENLSFFNVDPSSIAIIPVCIEGKEYDFTFDEIAELLSSKEIAFIKDSSSKNIDLTTFTEVKQHEQYAFIASKYTASSEFVTPYYWALNEEYLPINPNSLMGCLHRAAIKKGFNPIWKTEENVVRFKDGRIWNLIILSIKN
- a CDS encoding helix-turn-helix transcriptional regulator; translation: MDVIRELEACFNHQTFEKCTDEKQVVAQCLQVVKAYATVEQCVAVMSDLAADRSYICAGSFGRFFGLHDVGLEPKVIDSIWEDEIYQQIHPDDLFERHLLELRFFEFLKSLPPHERLKYSTSCLIRASNSQHQWQHVRHRTLYLRSTPNNSLWLALCLYSPGGSHAPQHGIGAAIVNNETGDALAVEQYQGCPQLLTQRERQVLQHVSQGLLSKEISQKMCISLNTVNRHRQNILEKLNVKNSTEAVKVALAMGIF
- a CDS encoding DUF1349 domain-containing protein produces the protein MSWFNEPSKWEVKDAGTFVMQVPSQTDYWRISHYGFTVDDAPFYYALYGGEFEAKVKITGSYKTTFDQMGLMLRIDHQNWIKAGVEFVNGKQNVSTVVTHTTSDWSVVELDKAPKSIWIKAVRRLDAVEVSYSYDDKRYTMLRTCWLQDRCPVMVGLMGASPDGEGFEATFEGFEVKPLPDARRLEWAQRQKP